A window from Primulina huaijiensis isolate GDHJ02 chromosome 11, ASM1229523v2, whole genome shotgun sequence encodes these proteins:
- the LOC140988339 gene encoding uncharacterized protein: MAPYEALYGKKCRSPLNWDEAVERKMLGPELVQQTADVIALIQDRMKTAQSRQKSYADIRRRPWSLKLEITKGKLSPRFIGPFEILDRIGERAYRLALPPDLDRVHNVFHVSMLRKYISNPSHVLRHEPLDMMPNLTYQEVPIQILDRKVKVLRNKEIGIIKILWRNQLVEETTWEPEEEMRQRYPELFAQ, encoded by the exons atggcaccatacgaggcattgtacggcAAGAAATGTAGATCACCGTTGAACTGGGATGAAGCCgttgaaagaaaaatgttagGACCAGaattggtccaacagacagctgatgtgATTGCTTTAATCCAGGACAGAATGAAGACGGCCCAATctagacagaaaagttatgccgaTATCCGAAGAAGGCCTTGGAGTTTGAAGTTGGAGATCAC GAAAGGAAAGCTGAGCCCGAGATttatcggtccatttgaaattctggacAGGATTGGAGAAAGAGCATATCGTCTAGCCTTACCGCCAGACTTGGATAGAGTCCACAATGTATTTCACGTCTCAATGCTCAGGAAGTACATCTCAAACCCTTCCCATGTTCTCAGACATGAACCGTTGGATATGATGCCGAACTTGACTTATCAAGAAGTTCCAATTCAGATTTTAGATCGCAAGGTTAAAGTACTAAGGAATAAGGAGATCGGCATTATCAAGATTCTTTGGCGTAATCAGTTGGTTGAAGAAACAACGTGGGAGCCAGAGGAGGAAATGAGACAGCGATATCCTGAGTTATTCGCACAGTAA